In Alphaproteobacteria bacterium, the genomic stretch TCCGCGAGATGGCTCGCTTTTTCGATCATCCGAGTTCAGGTGTAACGCGGTTTGATCGCATGAATGCGGAATGGAAGGAGCTAGTCGCCAAAGTCCAAGCTGGCGCAGCCTTGAGCAAAGGAAGTGATGAAGTGATCCGCGCCGTTGCCGCGTGGCATCAAGAAGAGCGCGACCTTTGCTTGCTGTTCAGCCGCAAGATCGGGCGGTCGGTCAATCTGATAATGCGCAGAGCTCACGCCAAGGACCAGTCCGAGAGACTGAAGGATGATTGCGAGTCCCTCGCGCGCGATTCGGAGCTGAAGTGTTCGATTGAGGTTCCAGGTGCCGCGGCACCCATCGACATAGCGGCACGTCTTGGACGCCGAAATATTACTTGTTCAATGCGCCTAGAGGCACCGGCTGACAAGAAGCGAGCGGTGTCTCGGGTTAAGTGGTTGGTGCGTCAACTAGGTGAGGTAACGGACCCCGACGCCGTCCACATTGCGGCACATTGGCCCGGTCGGTCACCTGCTACGCAGGCGACTCTTCGAGCGGTGAGGGAAGATGAATTCAAGATTCTGCGCGACGACGCATCGGTGCCGCGGGCGTTTGAGGTCTTGCTGGTTCGAGATCTGGCGGGGAAGTTTGCCGGCCAAAGAACGTTTATTGAGGGTGTGGAGGAGGCCGTCCCAAGCTTCTACGAGCAGGTTGGTCAGCATCTTCGGGCCTGGGTCCCAAGGCCGCCACAACTGAAAGAGCCACCGAAAATGCATGATCCAAAGGTCGACGCCGACAACCCTTCGGCCCGCCTGACCGAGACCGCCGTAGCGCATCCACCGTCGCCGCCGCATATCTTAGCTGACGAGCCATCCATCCCGCCGTGGCTACGTCGCTATGAGTGAGATCATGGTTTGATGCCATGCCATCACGGACTGCCTTCTTGAGTGCTCGTTTCTTAAAGAGTAGGGCCACCGCCTAGTCCCCCGAATCTTGATCCGCAATTCTTTCGCGATGGTGGATCACATCACCGAACCCGGCCACCAATATGCCAACAGGAAGTGCAACGATCGCGACAGCGGCGATCGAGATCAGGTCGGTGAAGATTTGCCAATCTCCGTCACGGGAGAGGCGTCGGCTTAACCGATCTTGGTCACAGTCGCGAGGCGGTCGTCCTATCCGTTAGGACGCTGGCTGCCTCCAGTAGGCGTTTGGTGGCTTCCAAGGCGGCAATGGCATCTTCAGCGGCGGCGTTTAGTGCGTCGAGTGATGCCCTTGGGTTTTGGCCACCCACCACCACCAGGAGGGCATCCTCAAGTCTTGCTGTGGCCTCAGCAAATAGGCGTTGCGATAGGTCGTCGTAGTCGGACTTGTCGGTCATCGGGTCTCACTTTGTCACCAATGACCGCTCTTCTCACCGCCACCGACAACGTGATTCTGCAGCGACGGTCGCAGTGCGTGCTGGCGTCCTGGCGATCGGCTGCGCGTCGTGGCCTAGTAGCCTGAGCCGTAGAAATCGCTTTCGCTGTTGCCAACGAAAATCTGAACCGGGCGATAGCCCCGGCCGAAGACCTTTGGCCGATGACGTTGTGCCCAGATCAAGAACTGCGAAATGCTATCGACCTGGTCATCGTGCTTACCCATGGGGAACCCCAGGAGTTCCTTTTCAAGATCTGCAAGCCAATGCGCTTCATTGGGCAGGTAAACGCGACCTGCTTCGATCCCGGCACTGGCAATCTCTAAGCGCGCCGCCTTGTCACCTTCGGGCCTGATCGCAATAACCGACAACCGGGTAGCGCTGCGCAGTTCTTGAATCAAACCCTGACCGACGCCGGCCTTTTCGATCAGAATAGCCTTCGCATCGTATTGTTTTGCGAGCCCGATCACCCGCTTCTTGAGCGTGGGGTAGTCGATCCGATCTCGGTAAACATGAAGCAGGTAGTACGCCTTGCCGCCGACGTCGAGCCACGTCGTGCAAACCGAGTAGTCGCCGTTGGCGCTACTGGCAGTATCCCAACTCTGGACGACGCGTGATGGGGGTGTTGCCTCTGGCGCCTTGTCATAGCGCTGTAGCCAAGCCCGCTTCACCATGTTGCCTTCGGCCGGGACCGGGTTCTGCTGATACTGCGCGGAGAACGCCCGTGAGCCCATTTCCTTTTTTGTCTGTTCGAGGTCTTCACGACTTTCGCGGTTGGGGTTGAGGAGGTCCCCGGCGCGTCGGTGATGGACAATACCTGGCCCGATCGGAATGTCCTCGTCGTGTTCGGCGATAGCCGGGAGGTTAAGGTGTGTCCACCCGCCTTCCTCGATCAGGTGGCCGGCAAGATCGTCCTCGTGCAGGCGCTGCATGATGACGATCTTGACGCCGTCCCGCTTGCTTTCGAGGCGCGAAGGGACCGCGTTCGTGAACCAGTCGATCACGGTGCGACGGCGCGCTTCCGAACCCACCTCTGACGCGTTGTGGGGGTCGTCCACGATGAAGTAGTGAACGCCGTATCCGGTCAGGGTGCCGCCGACCGAGGTGGCGAAACGGCCACCACTGAGGGTGGTCTCGAACTCGTCGGGGCTGTTCTTGCGGCGACTCAGAATCATCTTCGGAAACAGCCGGCGATAGAACGGCGTGTTGACCAACTGATGGGTCATGCGGGCGAACTTGTCGGACAGCTTGCTGGCGTAGCTTGCCACGATGAAACGTTGGGTTGGGTCCTTGCCCAGGCCCCAGGAGACGAAGGCGACCGAAACCGAGATCGACTTGAGATGGCGTGGCGGGATCGTGATCAGCAGCCGCTTGATGTTGCCCCGGTAGGCTTCATAGAGGTGCCAGGCCATCGCGTCGATGCACCAGGAATGTTGGTAGACCGCGCCGGGGTCGACGATGCTGACGGTCTTTTCGATGTAGGCGGCGAGATCTTCGCGGCAGACGGCATCGAACTCGTCCTGGTCGACCACGAGGTCACCGTCTAACGCAAGATCGCCGCCCGGTGTGGGGCGGCCTTCCGGGTTGGCCGTGGGTGTAGAATCGTTGTTGGCGTCACTGCGCATTGCTGTCTCCGTTCCGGTTGCGGTTCAGCCGGTTGAGGGCCCGGCGGATGGTTGCCTGGTCGCTTTCTGTCGTCGGGGTCTTGGTCGCGTCGTCGTCGTTGTCTTTTGGGCCGAAGTATTCCCGCATCAGGGCGAAGGCTTCACGAACGGCACCTGCCTTTCCATTGAGGGCATCGACGAGCGTTTTTAGGATCAGCGCCTCGGCGACCGAGAGGTTCTGGCGCTCGCCGTCGATGGTGATTTTGACTTTTCGGTTGAGGTGCTTTTCGACGAGGGTCGCCATGTTACGACTCCCCTTGGGGCGGCCTTTTTTGTTGCCGGACTCCCCCTTCTTCCACTGCGAGTGCTTCGGCGGGTTCTTGTATCCGCCGCCCTCGCTTTCGGGGCCGTTGCTGTCAGGGGCAGGCGTGCCGTCCGTCGCGCTTTCTGGCGGCGGACCACCCGATTGCTCGGGCGTAGTGTCGCCGTCGCCTGAGCCTTTGCTTTCCGGCGATGGCGTTTTTGCGTTGTCGTCCTCAGGAGGGGCGCGCTTAGACATTGCCAGCCTCCGAATCGTCGTCGTCGCCACGGTCGGCATGGCCGCGGTCTGCGGGCAGGCGCCGCGCCCGTACCGCCTGCATGGGCTCGCCGGTCTCGATGAGGACAGGTTCGTCATCGGTGAGGTCGGCATAGCGTTCGAGCATGAGCTGAACGTAGGGCGGGTCGATCTCGATCAGGGCCGCCTTGCGCCCGACACGGTGCGCGGCAAACAGGGTGGTCCCTGAGCCGCCGAATGGGTCAAGGATCAAGCCGCCCCGACGCGAGCAGTCCTTGATGGCGTCGGCGACCAGCGCGACCGGCTTGACGGTGGGGTGCATCGCCAGCGCTGCGTCACGTTCCGCGCCGAAGGCATTGGCCCCGGCGTAGGTCCAGACGTTGGTCCGATCCCGGCCGTGGCGGCCGAGTTCGACATTGTTGATGTGCGCTGCCGTGCCATTCTTATAGACGAGGATCAGTTCGTGCTGAGAGCGGTACAGTGAGCCCATGCCGCCGTTCGTCTTGTTCCAGACCACCAGGTTCTTGAACGATGTGTAGGCGGTCCGGCCGGCGGTCATGGCTTCGTAGAGGTGTCGCCAGTCCATAAAGATGAAGTGCAGGGCGCCGTCGTCGCTGGCAGCGGCCATGTGTTCGAGCACGGTCGTGAGGAACGCCGTGAACGCGGCTTCGGACATCTCACCCGATGCCATCAGGAATTCACGATGCTTCACCTTGCCCTTGCCCGAAACGTGCCCGGCGATCGGGACGTTATAGGGTGGGTCGGTGATAACCATCTGTGCGCGGCTGCCGCCCAACAGGCATTCATAGGCTGCAGGGTCGGTGGCATCGCCACACAAAACCCGGTGCACGCCAAGCTGATATACGTCGCCCGGCTGGACGAAAGACGGGCCGGGCGTCGGGACCGGGATTGTGTCCAGGGGGTCGGCCGCGTCCTGCGTGGTCGATGCGTCGATGATCAAATCGATCTCTGCGGTCTTGAAGCCGGTGATCTCGACATCGAAGTCGAGTTCCAACAGGTATCGGAACTCGATCGCCAGCATCTTTTCGTCCCATCCGGCGAGCTCGGCGATGCGATTGTCGGCAATCGTGTACGCCCGTACCTGGGCTTCGCTGAGATGGTCGACGCAGATGACCGGAACGTGGGTCATATCGAGCAGCTTGGCCGCCTGCCAGCGGCCGTGCCCGCAGATGATCATACCGCCAGACTTGATCAGCATCGCGCCGAGGAAACCGACCGCCGTCATCGACTTGGCGATTTGCCTGATTTGCGCCGATGCGTGTGTCCGTGGGTTGTTAGGGTTGGGGGTCAGGTTGGAAACCGGCCACATGACGATGTGGTCGGCGATCTTGAGGTGGTCAGGGATATCAGCCATAAGAGCCTCTTTTAGGGTTTCAATTAGACGTGATTACAATGCGAGGTACTAAGCGCAGAGAAATAGGTTTAGGGCCTAAGGCCGGCCCCGGCGTTTCGCCGGAGCTTGAGAAAGAAAGTCCGGCAACACCGAGCCAAGAAATCCGAGTTCGACCACCAGCGCGCTGCGAGTGGAAAGACGAAGGCCGCCGAGATGGTTAGCGAAATGGGCAGCGAGTTCGCCGCCGCCCCAGCACACGGTAGGCGCCAGGTCGATGGGGATGTCGTCCGGCAGCTTGGCCTGGGTCGGGGCAGAGAAGAGTTCGCGGAGTTCGACCTTTTGGATGGCGAAGTAGACGCTGACGTCGACGATCGGGATACCCATTGCATTGAGGTAGGTGGGTAGATCGGGGTGATTATCCGGATGGAGATGATCGTGGAGGTGGCGCGGCGGCCCCCCTTGAATCTCACTGAAGGCACCGGCGAGATCCGGCTCGCGAACGTGGCTGACGAGGAAGACAGCCTCGGACTGATTCACGCCGAGGTTTTGGAGGTCCAGCGCGACGCCAAGGCAAAAGACATCGAAAGTAGTGAACTGAGCTTCGTTGCCTTTGCCGGTGGGTTGATCAGCGGAAAATGCTCGATGGCTCGGGTTGATCTTTCCGGCGCGGTCGATCTCAAGAAGGCGCTTGATCCGGGTGCGGAAGCGTGGCGGCGCTTGGAGCGCGGCACCTCTGTGACGCATGGCGCGCCACAAGGCCCATTCGCATTGACTGCGTTGGAAAGCCTGAGATGAGGTCATGCCTTAGTTTAGGGGTGCTCTACTCTTTATACAACCTCAAAAGGGGTTACATAAAGAGTAGTAAAATATTTGAAATGGAGACTGACAATCGAAATTATATGTACGTTTCTATTCACTATTAGCGTATATATAACTACGTCGATCAAATCGATCATGCTCTCATCTAAGGCGATGGTGACCACTGAAACCGGTCTGATCGGCATGATTGGTGGCCATGATGAAGAAAACTATGAAAAAGAACCCGAACACCAACCTCACCGTGACCCGCCGTCAGCTTGACCGCCGTCTTGATCAGGCGCTCATCCGGACCCTGGCGCCGCCGCGCGACGGATGGATCAGGACGATCCGACTCTCGCTCGGCATGCGGATTGTCGACCTCGCCCGCAAAATCGGCGTTTCCGAGGGCAATGTCCGCCAGGCAGAGCGTTCGGAAATCCAGGACTCCATCACCCTCCGCAAACTTCGAACAATGGCTGAGGCGATGGACTGCGACCTCGTCTACGGATTTGTCCCGCGAGAAAGCCTCGAGGCCAGCGTCGCCCACCAAATTGCGCGGCGCGCGCAACGGGATGCACATCGAACGGCGCAGACCATGAGCCTGGAGAAGCAGGATCTTGAGAAGCAAGCCCTGCAACACTTGGTTGATGACTTAGAACGCGGCTATCAGGTTCACCCACCTAGCGACCTGTGGCGTGAGTGATCCTTTCAACACCGAGGACGGCCAGACGCCGCTCACCGCGGATGACCGCCTCGGGTTGATTCCCGGTCATATCCAGACCCGCGGTGAACTTGACGAACTCGAAGGGGCGAACATCAACACAGCTCGGCGCTGGATCGCCGGTCGACGATCGATCAATGCGCTATCAGTCGACCAGATGCGTGAGGTACATCGGCAAATGTTCGATCAGGTCTGGACCTGGGCAGGGGAGTTCACCCAAGAAGCAGATCGGGGTCTAGGACTCCCGACCCACGACATTCCGAGCGCGCTTCAGATGCTCGTCGACGACATTGCTTACCAACTTGAACACGCAAACCCCGAATCCGCTGAGCTCCTCGCCAACTACCACCACCGGCTCACCTACATCCATCCGTTTCCAAACGGGAATGGCCGTTGGGCCCGGCTCATGACTGACCTGTTGGGGCGGCGGATTGATGCCCCCACTATTGAGTGGGGCGGAAGGCAAGCGGATGATGATCTTCATCAGGTTGGCGCTCAAATGCGCGAGGCCTACATCGCTGCGCTCAGAGTCGCAGACGGTCACGATCTGGATCCGCTGATCAACCTAATACGAGATCGGTCAGCAGCCTCTTAGAGCCAGCTCATTTACGGCGCCGGGACTTTTCCAAGAGCCGCGCCGGCTCGACCTTCAGGGCCTTGGCCAGGATCGCAACGATTATCACGGTCGGGTTGCGGACGCCGCGTTCGATGCCGCTTACATAGGTCCGGTGCAGGTCGGCCTCAAAGGCAAGGTCCTCCTGAGTGAGGCCCAGTTCGGTGCGCAAAGCGCGCACGTTTTGGCCCAGTTGCCGCCGGATATCCATGGCCACAGGAGGCCGTCCGTGTAGACAAATCGTCTACAGACGATGAGTCACATTTGGCTGGACTTCGGGCCCAACGGACGCAAAGGTCGGGGCATGAGCGAACTTGAACCCATTGCGCCCGCCGCCATCCGCTACATCAAGTTGGGTGAGGGCGGTGCCTGGGAGACAGCCAGCCTCGACCACGGCGAAATCCATTTCGGCTATAGCGAGGTGCCACACGAGCCGGCGCAAGCCGGCGACTGGGACGCCGTGAGACAGGCCTGCATCACCGCTTATCAGGCCAAACGGCCGGGCGACTATGTCCGCGAGATTCGAGAGTTCTACGAACTCGGGCCCGACGCGTTGTGGATCACCTTTGCCCGGGGGCACCTATGGTGGGCCTTCGCTGAGCCCGAGGTGCATTGGCTTGGCGGGGAAGGGAAGACGCAAGGGTATCGGATGCGCAAGACAAAGGGTCCTTGGCGCAAGACCGATGTTGCCGGCCAGCCCCTGATCGCGGCCCAGCTCAGCACACGGCTTACCAAGACGGCCGCCTATCGCCGCTCGATTTGCCGCATCGAAGTGGAGGGCTACCTGCTTCGCCACATCAACGCTGAGCCTGATCCCCTGATCGAGGAGGCGGCGCGGGCCCGGCAAGATCTCGTCGAGATTGCCGACCGCATGATCCGAACCCTTCACTGGGCGGACTTTGAAGTCGTGGTCGACCTGATATTTGCCCGCAGCGGCTGGCAGCGGGTTTCGGCAGTCGGTGGCAGCACGCAAAAAGATACCGACCTGATCGTCGAGCAGCCGACTACCGGCGAGCGGGCGTTTGTTCAGGTGAAATCGAGTGCCGATCAGAGGGTCCTAGACGACTACATCAACCGCTTTACCGCGGATGGGACGATGGAGCGCCTGTTCTTCGTGTGTCACTCGCCGAAGACGGCATTCGTGACAGGTGGCGCGCCGTCGGTCCACGTTTGGGCCGGGAAGTCCCTCGCAGAAATGGTCGTTGGAACCGGCCTATTCGACTGGGTCGTTGACCGGGTGAGTTAGTCGACGTGCCGGCCCTACTTGTTCCTGTTGACGTTGTCTCGTTTGGAGTTATCGGGATTATCCCGAACGTACTTGCGCCCGCCGATCTTCACGACGTGATTGCCCGGGTGGTCACCTGCCTCAACTTCCTTAACGGGCTGGGTGCGCGGAACGTTCTTCCTGTTACCTATGTCATAGTTTTCGTTGCGTCCGCCAGGGCCGTCGTTCTTCCCTACGATCTTGCCCATGTGACCTTCCTTCTTATTTGCTGATCAATCCGATTGTACCGTTCGTTTGCGAAACGTCTGAACCATCTCGTCGGAGACATCCTGACGGTAACAAAGAGGCGCGTGGCCGCCAGGTTTGCTGTAGGCGCTTCGCTTGCCACAGCGACTCCCATTACGAGTCCGATTGAAAGGGCACGCGCAGGTTCCTGGATACTGCCTAATCGACTCCGAGATCATTCGTTCGCGAACCTGATCATTGCTGAACTGTCCTTGCTGGGCATCTGCCGACGCAGACGCCAAGAGTCCAACAGCTAGGGTTGCGACAGCGAGCAATCTCATTGTCATTGGCTCAATCTTGGGTTTAATGCACTTAGGATGCAATGCTTCAGATTGAGCTGAGCGAGGGGAATGATGTCGAAAATTTCGGGAGCTGTTCTAGTAAGCCCTGGGCGGGCGATGATCTTTGCGCCTTCATTTCATCCAGCCATCTAATGTCCACACTGTCCGCAGCGTGGAAACGTTGCCGTCAAATCTCTAAGGCGATTTACACTGCGATTGAGGCTGTCGATCGAACGGTAAACTCGTTTGCTCGAAAGGTGATTCGGGCCTTGATTGATCCTGTCTTGTTCTTTGGGTCGTTGTTCTTCGTTTTGCTTTCAATGACGACATTCGTCGATCCAAGTCAGATTGAGCAGAATTCCCGTCCAGAGGGAACAACGCTCGCGAACCTCTCAATCTCAGTTGTTTTGATGCTGTTGGCTTACCTGGCCCTTGGGGTGAGTTTGTTCCGGGAGAAGCGACATATCTTCCGGGTCTGTTGGGCAGCCTTCTTTGTTCTGTTTTTGCACCCCGTTTTCTTCTCATTTGTTTTCCGTGAAAGAGGATGTCTTCCTGGCTTCTCGTCAGTCGAAGATAACATCCTCGCGGTGTATGCGATCTGGACAGGGTCGGGACCAGATATTCAAGATGTGGAGGGGCCTTGTCGCGCTATTTTGGTCTCTGGCTCTTTGAGCGGATACGTAGGTCTGGCCATATTGTTTGCGATCTTTATTAGCCTCTTCGAAAGGTATCGCACTCGTACGCGTCCTCCTGGGGACGGCGTTTCTTAGAGTGGTTTTGAACCGCACGCGTTGTCGCATAATTACCGTTCTGGAAGGCAGGTTTGTTTTCGTGCGAGCGCGGCAGTGCTTGGCCAGGCCGACAGAGATGTCGATTCGAGGTGAAGATGAGGTTGGATATCCACTGGTAGACCAGGGTCACCTTCTATTTAAGTGAAGCAAGAGTGAATTCGGAACGAGACTTATGCCGACCTTGATCGCTTACCTCGGTGCCGCCGCTGCGGAGATTGCGGGCTCCTTCGCTTTCTAGGCGTGGTTGAGCCTCGACCGCTCAATCTGGTGGGTGTTGCCTGGTATTGCCTCGCTAGCACTGTTCGCCTACTTGCTAACACTGGTTGATAGCGCTGCCGCTGGCCGCGCATACGCCGCCTACGGCGGCGTCTATATTGCCAGTTCTCTTACTTGGCTCGGGGTGGTCGAGGGGGTTCGGCCGGATCGGTAGGATGTGGCCGGCGCAATCATTTGTCTCTTCGGCGCAGCCTTGATCATCGCCGGTCCAAGGTCATCAGCGGCCGGCTAGGCTTCATCTTTGTAGCGCCGTTTGTGCCCTAAAGGGTGTTGCGAAGTGATGCGCTAGCTACATTCACCCGTTCTTGGACGTCGAGGCTCACTGCCACAGGGCTTGCATGACCTAGTATTTCTGTTATTCATGAAATATGGAAAAAGATATCTCCGCACGTCTTTCGACGCTGGGCCATCCGGACCGATTGGCCACCTTTAGGCTGCTAATGAGGCGTTATCCTGACCGGGTGCCCGCAGGAGAGCTGAGTGAGGCGCTGGGACTGAAGGCGTCCACAATGTCGGCCCACCTCTCAGCCCTGATGAAGGCAAAGTTGGTCAGCCAGACGCGGGTTGCCACCTCGTTGCGCTACGCCATCGACATGGAGGAGGCGCGGCGCACCTTTGACTACCTCCTTCTCGACTGTTGTCGGGGTAGGCCCGAAGTCTGTTCGCCGGTTTCTCTGCTCTCGCCTTCAACCGGGCCATCCGACGGTAAATACAAGATCCTCTTTGTCTGCACAGGTAACTCCGCCCGGTCGATCTTTGCCGAATCGATCCTCCGCAAAGAGGCGGGCGATCGTTTCGAGGCTTGTTCGGCTGGTACGCAACCAACCTCCGAACTGAACCCATTTGCGTTGGAGGTCCTCAAGCAGGCGGGGCACGACACCTCGGTCTTGCGCTCCAAGAATGTTGCTGAATTCCAACACCCAGATACGCCCAAGTTCGATTTTGTCTTCACGGTCTGCAACAAGGCTGCGAACGAAGAATGTCCCGCGTGGGCCGGTCAGCCTATCAGTGCGCACTGGGGTTTGCCCGACCCTGTCCAATCTGAAGGATCCGACGCCGAGAAGGCTTTGGCATTCCGGGATGCCCACGATGCGCTCCGCAACCGCATAACTGCATTCACCACGTTGCCAATTGCATCACTTGACCGCATCTCTCTCCAGAAGGCCGTGGACCAAATCGGTAGTGCCGGCGTCGGAGCGCCAGCGTGACTACGTATGCATTGAACGGCCTCGGGCGTATGGGAAAGCTCGTCCTCAAACCGCTTCTGGAGCGCGGGGCGAAGATTGCTTGGATAAACGATGCGGTCGGCGATCCGTCAATGCAAGCGCACCTCCTTGAGTTCGATACCGTCCACGGCCGCTGGGACGCTGATTTTGGTCACGATGAAAAGTCCGTCACTATCAATGGCACGCGATTGCCATTCGTGGGCGCGAAGGACTTGGGGGCCTTGCCTCTCGATGGTGTGGACGTGGTCATCGATTGCACCGGGGCGTTCAAGTCAGAAGCGAAGCTCGCGCCGTA encodes the following:
- a CDS encoding mobile mystery protein B, with product MSDPFNTEDGQTPLTADDRLGLIPGHIQTRGELDELEGANINTARRWIAGRRSINALSVDQMREVHRQMFDQVWTWAGEFTQEADRGLGLPTHDIPSALQMLVDDIAYQLEHANPESAELLANYHHRLTYIHPFPNGNGRWARLMTDLLGRRIDAPTIEWGGRQADDDLHQVGAQMREAYIAALRVADGHDLDPLINLIRDRSAAS
- the terL gene encoding phage terminase large subunit, with translation MRSDANNDSTPTANPEGRPTPGGDLALDGDLVVDQDEFDAVCREDLAAYIEKTVSIVDPGAVYQHSWCIDAMAWHLYEAYRGNIKRLLITIPPRHLKSISVSVAFVSWGLGKDPTQRFIVASYASKLSDKFARMTHQLVNTPFYRRLFPKMILSRRKNSPDEFETTLSGGRFATSVGGTLTGYGVHYFIVDDPHNASEVGSEARRRTVIDWFTNAVPSRLESKRDGVKIVIMQRLHEDDLAGHLIEEGGWTHLNLPAIAEHDEDIPIGPGIVHHRRAGDLLNPNRESREDLEQTKKEMGSRAFSAQYQQNPVPAEGNMVKRAWLQRYDKAPEATPPSRVVQSWDTASSANGDYSVCTTWLDVGGKAYYLLHVYRDRIDYPTLKKRVIGLAKQYDAKAILIEKAGVGQGLIQELRSATRLSVIAIRPEGDKAARLEIASAGIEAGRVYLPNEAHWLADLEKELLGFPMGKHDDQVDSISQFLIWAQRHRPKVFGRGYRPVQIFVGNSESDFYGSGY
- a CDS encoding helix-turn-helix transcriptional regulator, producing the protein MDIRRQLGQNVRALRTELGLTQEDLAFEADLHRTYVSGIERGVRNPTVIIVAILAKALKVEPARLLEKSRRRK
- a CDS encoding DUF5681 domain-containing protein encodes the protein MPTVATTTIRRLAMSKRAPPEDDNAKTPSPESKGSGDGDTTPEQSGGPPPESATDGTPAPDSNGPESEGGGYKNPPKHSQWKKGESGNKKGRPKGSRNMATLVEKHLNRKVKITIDGERQNLSVAEALILKTLVDALNGKAGAVREAFALMREYFGPKDNDDDATKTPTTESDQATIRRALNRLNRNRNGDSNAQ
- a CDS encoding restriction endonuclease — its product is MSELEPIAPAAIRYIKLGEGGAWETASLDHGEIHFGYSEVPHEPAQAGDWDAVRQACITAYQAKRPGDYVREIREFYELGPDALWITFARGHLWWAFAEPEVHWLGGEGKTQGYRMRKTKGPWRKTDVAGQPLIAAQLSTRLTKTAAYRRSICRIEVEGYLLRHINAEPDPLIEEAARARQDLVEIADRMIRTLHWADFEVVVDLIFARSGWQRVSAVGGSTQKDTDLIVEQPTTGERAFVQVKSSADQRVLDDYINRFTADGTMERLFFVCHSPKTAFVTGGAPSVHVWAGKSLAEMVVGTGLFDWVVDRVS
- a CDS encoding mobile mystery protein A, which translates into the protein MKKNPNTNLTVTRRQLDRRLDQALIRTLAPPRDGWIRTIRLSLGMRIVDLARKIGVSEGNVRQAERSEIQDSITLRKLRTMAEAMDCDLVYGFVPRESLEASVAHQIARRAQRDAHRTAQTMSLEKQDLEKQALQHLVDDLERGYQVHPPSDLWRE
- a CDS encoding helix-turn-helix domain-containing protein, which translates into the protein MEKDISARLSTLGHPDRLATFRLLMRRYPDRVPAGELSEALGLKASTMSAHLSALMKAKLVSQTRVATSLRYAIDMEEARRTFDYLLLDCCRGRPEVCSPVSLLSPSTGPSDGKYKILFVCTGNSARSIFAESILRKEAGDRFEACSAGTQPTSELNPFALEVLKQAGHDTSVLRSKNVAEFQHPDTPKFDFVFTVCNKAANEECPAWAGQPISAHWGLPDPVQSEGSDAEKALAFRDAHDALRNRITAFTTLPIASLDRISLQKAVDQIGSAGVGAPA
- a CDS encoding DNA methyltransferase codes for the protein MADIPDHLKIADHIVMWPVSNLTPNPNNPRTHASAQIRQIAKSMTAVGFLGAMLIKSGGMIICGHGRWQAAKLLDMTHVPVICVDHLSEAQVRAYTIADNRIAELAGWDEKMLAIEFRYLLELDFDVEITGFKTAEIDLIIDASTTQDAADPLDTIPVPTPGPSFVQPGDVYQLGVHRVLCGDATDPAAYECLLGGSRAQMVITDPPYNVPIAGHVSGKGKVKHREFLMASGEMSEAAFTAFLTTVLEHMAAASDDGALHFIFMDWRHLYEAMTAGRTAYTSFKNLVVWNKTNGGMGSLYRSQHELILVYKNGTAAHINNVELGRHGRDRTNVWTYAGANAFGAERDAALAMHPTVKPVALVADAIKDCSRRGGLILDPFGGSGTTLFAAHRVGRKAALIEIDPPYVQLMLERYADLTDDEPVLIETGEPMQAVRARRLPADRGHADRGDDDDSEAGNV
- a CDS encoding DUF3892 domain-containing protein, whose amino-acid sequence is MGKIVGKNDGPGGRNENYDIGNRKNVPRTQPVKEVEAGDHPGNHVVKIGGRKYVRDNPDNSKRDNVNRNK